In Pseudomonas fluorescens NCIMB 11764, a single window of DNA contains:
- a CDS encoding toxin VasX, whose protein sequence is MTSPANLAAAAASKSPIGSLGACPLRQTHVQLLPLRYGLVEKPLDPSAELKLPYALTARPLGIRLLRDGWLYIIDSVTGHLHEYQVLNGLVSALLHKGAKVASDQRTPIEERPALVFSRRSTLHVTFAEVQWTAAKCAQVLDNREEREHFMQAVDLGPVHCQTGGEHLLTVAQTKQWLAEVATDAATQRQTEQSADEPDAVLLPTVQVSDAPEHEREPYLWEQPRRFREAHIGELLGRVRPAYQDDTLFLVVHDDLGVLRDLAEYQDTVVGWVDDWSNADHNERNYLLACYIESLSQLSPADVGYLADASDKPADKALFTDLEQLPEPDRERTRQALLDYLNRGGKVEPMGVPVPPKLVPLRDQAVDHAREINRFDSLTPDFTAESRAIEDADRRYYTRQHFEVAPGDFVERHLQTLINLGQAHNRRIKDVLEGPIFSGKRGVNDFIDREAMDTELFQHRDDLSRWNRLLERITADRTMLVCAGRYHLSAWYYDAHEPSQLGQAFTAEYACLKDICRSDHASEKMLGYLEEHPELSRPLFYTLPLRLQPERAAQYTTLFNAGMGVFNNLPHWLGELQKIEQPPLPALDDLPEHTRAVADAAQHSLSPALNLGLSRALEGFDLSAEKIPDLDELFRRLPKALSPRILDAAKTTGVTFTVASPAEHGALQTVIKEMLRERDYLKTLTRERNQITHNKNRQGHKTPRAVELQEEIVRVRAQLTQLEGRLAGALSPIAELPDQSVRLHGATPARAGVTVVFPPAQQLEVRSLLKDIRLGVSSVPNGKLIRSEGMGLLVFLVQGVNLVSVIRELTNQSKNKRTWAPFASALAATGAAGFTAAQSLSDTALKARSAALVAGLQHHALQNVHVQMGKMHVGLGGFTYLFGFLSSLSSLINHHQNSQQATRSGNTAAQNSAALATVGAAGMTTVNAYGLTHTGRAAFNVLVAKNSAARTAAWAAAGTRLSTVFFRFNLAGALFTVLELGGTWLYNRYNISAHDKWLKTTPWSLDTDNRGDHTLDEYQHYLGYLLNAPYAQLGPNEHDSWLKNLLLKAKPSDIHLVLPRLKLSDFQPPLSGQPAHRLGIGAHRLSVPLHSRGVPRERKDVISEEVANSLRIVQAGPDRLVLCLQYPVDPDSELTPASETLELAVCIQTLNAKGVWESLTDVIHLNPHGRDHFPSLPRQSVTEHPPLLLVDTHLLELADHAHQD, encoded by the coding sequence ATGACTTCACCCGCCAACCTCGCCGCAGCCGCGGCCTCCAAATCCCCCATCGGCTCTCTGGGGGCTTGCCCGCTGCGGCAGACCCACGTGCAATTGCTGCCCTTGCGTTACGGACTGGTGGAAAAGCCCCTCGACCCGAGTGCCGAACTGAAGCTGCCCTATGCCCTGACGGCCCGCCCGCTGGGCATTCGCCTGCTGCGCGATGGCTGGCTGTACATCATCGACAGCGTCACCGGCCACCTGCATGAATATCAGGTACTCAACGGACTGGTCAGCGCCTTGCTGCACAAGGGCGCCAAGGTCGCCAGCGATCAGCGCACGCCCATCGAAGAACGTCCTGCGTTGGTTTTTTCCAGGCGCAGCACCCTGCACGTGACCTTCGCCGAAGTGCAGTGGACGGCGGCCAAATGCGCGCAAGTGCTCGACAACCGCGAGGAACGCGAACACTTCATGCAAGCCGTCGACCTTGGCCCGGTGCATTGCCAAACCGGCGGCGAGCACCTGCTGACGGTCGCGCAAACCAAGCAGTGGCTGGCGGAGGTTGCGACGGACGCGGCCACTCAAAGGCAAACGGAGCAAAGTGCTGACGAACCGGACGCCGTTCTATTGCCTACGGTACAGGTCAGCGACGCCCCCGAGCACGAACGTGAACCCTACTTGTGGGAGCAGCCGCGGCGCTTTCGCGAGGCGCACATTGGCGAGTTGCTCGGGCGGGTGCGCCCGGCTTATCAGGACGACACCTTGTTCCTCGTGGTGCACGACGACCTCGGTGTGCTGCGTGATCTGGCCGAGTATCAGGACACCGTAGTCGGCTGGGTCGACGACTGGAGCAATGCCGACCACAACGAACGCAATTACCTGCTGGCGTGTTACATCGAATCCTTGAGCCAGCTCAGCCCGGCGGATGTCGGCTACCTGGCCGACGCCAGCGATAAACCAGCAGACAAAGCCTTGTTCACCGATCTGGAACAATTACCCGAACCGGACCGTGAACGCACCCGTCAGGCCCTGCTCGATTACTTGAACAGGGGCGGCAAGGTCGAGCCTATGGGCGTACCGGTGCCACCGAAACTGGTGCCGTTGCGCGATCAAGCCGTAGACCATGCCCGCGAGATCAACAGGTTCGACAGCCTTACACCCGACTTCACGGCTGAAAGCCGCGCCATTGAAGACGCAGACCGGCGTTACTACACGCGCCAGCATTTCGAGGTCGCTCCTGGCGATTTCGTCGAACGTCACCTGCAGACCCTGATCAACCTCGGCCAGGCGCACAACCGACGTATTAAGGACGTGCTCGAAGGCCCGATTTTCAGTGGCAAACGCGGGGTCAACGATTTCATCGACCGGGAGGCCATGGACACGGAGCTGTTTCAGCACCGCGACGACCTCAGCCGCTGGAACCGCCTGCTTGAGCGCATCACCGCCGACCGCACGATGCTGGTGTGTGCCGGGCGTTATCACCTTTCAGCCTGGTACTACGACGCGCACGAGCCATCGCAACTGGGCCAGGCCTTCACTGCCGAATACGCCTGCCTCAAAGACATTTGCCGCAGCGACCACGCCAGCGAAAAAATGCTCGGTTATCTGGAAGAACACCCGGAGTTGAGCCGGCCACTGTTCTACACCTTGCCCCTGCGCCTGCAGCCAGAACGGGCCGCGCAATACACGACGTTGTTCAACGCCGGCATGGGCGTGTTCAACAACCTGCCGCATTGGCTGGGCGAATTGCAAAAAATCGAACAACCGCCCCTGCCGGCCCTCGACGATCTGCCCGAGCATACCCGCGCCGTTGCCGACGCGGCCCAGCACAGCCTCAGCCCGGCGCTGAACCTGGGCCTGAGCCGGGCACTGGAAGGGTTTGACTTGTCGGCAGAGAAAATTCCTGACCTTGACGAACTGTTCCGGCGCCTGCCTAAAGCCTTGTCGCCACGAATACTCGATGCGGCAAAAACCACTGGCGTGACCTTTACTGTCGCCAGCCCGGCGGAACACGGCGCGCTGCAAACCGTGATTAAGGAAATGTTGAGGGAGCGCGATTACCTGAAAACCCTGACCCGTGAGCGCAACCAGATCACCCACAACAAAAACCGCCAAGGGCATAAAACGCCGAGGGCGGTTGAGTTGCAGGAAGAAATTGTGCGGGTGCGTGCACAGTTGACGCAGCTTGAAGGCCGGCTGGCGGGGGCGCTGAGCCCGATTGCCGAACTGCCGGATCAGTCGGTGCGGCTGCACGGCGCGACGCCGGCTCGGGCGGGAGTGACGGTGGTGTTTCCACCGGCCCAGCAGTTGGAGGTGCGGAGTTTGTTGAAGGATATTCGGTTGGGGGTTAGCTCGGTGCCGAATGGGAAATTGATTCGGAGCGAGGGGATGGGGTTGTTGGTGTTTTTGGTGCAGGGGGTGAATTTGGTTTCGGTCATCAGGGAACTGACTAATCAATCCAAGAACAAGCGAACATGGGCTCCCTTTGCCAGTGCATTGGCGGCTACTGGTGCAGCCGGGTTTACTGCGGCGCAAAGTCTTTCCGACACCGCGTTGAAGGCACGTAGCGCTGCACTCGTCGCGGGGCTTCAACACCACGCCTTGCAGAATGTGCACGTGCAGATGGGCAAGATGCATGTTGGGTTGGGTGGCTTTACTTACCTTTTTGGTTTTTTGTCTTCGTTGTCCAGCCTCATCAACCACCACCAGAACTCGCAACAGGCGACGCGTAGTGGCAATACGGCTGCGCAGAATAGTGCAGCGCTCGCGACAGTGGGCGCGGCCGGCATGACGACCGTCAATGCCTATGGTTTAACTCACACCGGTCGTGCTGCGTTTAACGTGTTGGTCGCAAAAAACAGCGCCGCAAGAACCGCCGCCTGGGCCGCTGCGGGCACACGCCTTTCCACGGTGTTCTTCCGCTTCAACCTCGCCGGCGCCCTGTTCACCGTGCTGGAACTGGGTGGCACCTGGCTGTACAACCGCTACAACATCAGCGCCCACGATAAATGGCTGAAAACCACACCGTGGAGCCTGGACACCGATAATCGCGGCGACCATACCCTGGATGAATATCAGCATTATTTGGGTTATTTGCTCAACGCTCCATATGCGCAACTAGGCCCGAATGAACATGACTCGTGGCTGAAAAACTTGCTGCTGAAAGCCAAACCCAGCGACATTCACTTGGTGCTGCCAAGGCTCAAGCTCAGTGATTTCCAGCCACCGTTGAGTGGACAACCGGCTCATCGTCTGGGGATCGGCGCCCACCGTCTTTCCGTTCCCCTCCACAGTCGTGGTGTACCGAGAGAACGCAAGGACGTCATCAGTGAGGAAGTCGCCAACAGCCTGCGGATCGTCCAAGCAGGACCCGACCGGCTGGTGCTGTGCCTGCAGTATCCCGTGGACCCAGACTCTGAATTGACCCCGGCGTCCGAAACGCTGGAACTGGCGGTCTGCATACAGACCTTGAACGCCAAGGGGGTGTGGGAATCGTTGACAGATGTTATTCACCTCAACCCGCACGGTAGGGACCATTTTCCTTCGTTGCCCCGTCAATCCGTTACTGAGCATCCACCGTTGTTGCTGGTTGATACCCATTTGCTGGAGCTGGCCGACCATGCCCACCAAGATTGA
- a CDS encoding GNAT family N-acetyltransferase, with protein MSAENQDGIYPVTDLTIIVRRALVTDAPALPDIERSAARLFRGDPSLAWLADSPVPDAEHHQQAIKTGPVWVAQSAEGALAGFLSAEEVDNQLHIQELSVSQPFQGRGIGRKLLLAAVSYARGQELDGLTLTTFRDLPWNELFYRRMGFATLSPAETGPRLTRVLNDEIAHGLPGGRRCAMRFSLEPGPSNQPPLPGRTP; from the coding sequence ATGAGCGCTGAAAATCAAGATGGTATCTACCCCGTGACAGACTTGACGATTATTGTGCGCCGCGCCCTGGTTACCGACGCGCCCGCCCTCCCCGACATCGAACGTAGCGCTGCTCGATTGTTTCGCGGCGACCCTTCATTGGCTTGGCTGGCTGACAGCCCGGTGCCCGATGCCGAACACCATCAACAGGCAATAAAGACCGGACCGGTTTGGGTGGCGCAATCGGCCGAGGGTGCACTTGCAGGGTTTCTCAGCGCGGAGGAAGTCGACAACCAACTGCATATTCAGGAACTGTCCGTCAGCCAGCCCTTTCAGGGCCGGGGCATCGGGCGAAAGTTGCTGTTAGCCGCAGTTTCATACGCTCGCGGGCAAGAACTCGACGGTCTGACTTTGACCACATTTCGCGACTTGCCCTGGAATGAACTGTTTTATCGGCGCATGGGCTTCGCAACATTGAGCCCGGCTGAAACAGGACCACGATTAACCCGGGTATTAAACGACGAAATCGCTCATGGATTACCCGGTGGACGCCGTTGCGCGATGCGCTTCAGCCTTGAACCGGGGCCTTCAAATCAACCCCCATTGCCTGGGCGAACGCCTTGA
- a CDS encoding LysR family transcriptional regulator: protein METPLSNSGNPAPKPVQRAPLALSGLDFKLLKVFKAVVEAGGFSAAQNELNVGLAAISKQISDLEIRIGMRLCTRGREGFHLTEEGRLVYQASIDLFASVDNFRDRLSSAQNELVGDLGVGVIDNTISDVNSPLVAALKRINETSPKVRFQLQSSQLDEVERGVVEGRLVAGIVPVYQKREEFDYYALYEERSEVYCAVGHPLFAVPETEINSEVLKDYECINHRYAIHRDKLNFARYDSFSASATQVEAVALLIKTGRFVGFLPQHYAASMVAQGQFRAVRPDLIHISTPFNLILRHNTVRSPLVKAFAQAMGVDLKAPVQG from the coding sequence ATGGAAACCCCACTTTCCAATTCCGGAAACCCCGCGCCAAAACCGGTGCAGCGGGCACCGTTGGCCCTCAGCGGACTGGATTTCAAACTGCTCAAAGTGTTCAAGGCCGTGGTCGAGGCCGGTGGTTTCAGCGCGGCGCAGAACGAGCTGAATGTGGGGCTGGCCGCCATCAGCAAACAGATATCCGACCTCGAGATCCGCATCGGCATGCGCCTGTGTACCCGAGGCCGCGAGGGTTTTCATCTGACCGAAGAAGGTCGTCTGGTGTATCAGGCGTCGATTGATTTATTTGCCTCGGTCGACAACTTTCGTGATCGGCTTAGTTCAGCGCAGAACGAACTTGTTGGCGACCTTGGTGTGGGCGTTATTGACAATACTATTTCCGATGTTAATTCGCCGTTAGTTGCAGCGCTTAAACGAATAAATGAAACGTCACCGAAAGTAAGGTTTCAACTTCAGTCGTCGCAGCTGGATGAAGTGGAAAGAGGCGTCGTAGAGGGACGGTTAGTGGCCGGTATCGTTCCTGTTTATCAGAAACGTGAAGAGTTCGATTATTACGCGTTGTATGAAGAACGCTCGGAGGTTTACTGTGCGGTGGGTCACCCTTTGTTCGCGGTGCCGGAGACAGAAATCAACAGCGAGGTGCTCAAGGATTACGAGTGCATCAACCACCGCTACGCGATCCACCGCGACAAATTGAATTTTGCCCGGTATGACAGCTTTTCGGCCTCGGCCACCCAGGTGGAAGCCGTGGCGTTGCTGATCAAGACCGGGCGCTTCGTCGGTTTTCTACCGCAGCATTACGCCGCTTCAATGGTCGCCCAAGGGCAATTTCGCGCGGTACGCCCCGACCTGATTCATATCAGCACGCCGTTCAATCTGATCCTGCGACACAACACCGTGCGCAGTCCGCTGGTCAAGGCGTTCGCCCAGGCAATGGGGGTTGATTTGAAGGCCCCGGTTCAAGGCTGA
- the argH gene encoding argininosuccinate lyase has translation MSQTTDRLWGARFKSGPSEALAALSRCPERYFRLTPYDLAGSKAHARELQRAGLLSEQETLTMLAALEGIGADFNAGSIAPTLDDEDVHTFIERLLTERLGALGGKLRAGRSRNDQTANDLRLFLRDHVRTLAVEVLALQQALVDQAEQHIESICPGFTHLQQAQPIVFAHHLLAHAQSMLRDVQRLVDWDVRTSLSPLGAAAMAGSAIARLPQQSAKEMGYSGVCENSIDAVASRDHVAEFLFIASMLGINISRLAEEFCLWSSRQFRWVALDDAYATGSSIMPQKKNPDIAELARGKAGRLIGNLTGLLSTLKSLPLSYNRDLSEDKNGVLDSVDTLLLVLPAMAGMVATMKVNVEELRRQAPLGFTLATEVADWLAMRGVPFKEAHEITGALVQACEKHDIELWEASPALLAEIDPRLTPEVRDSLTLEAAIAARSGWGGTAPQQVREQIGRLKTALAAQQQWTENYQGFRL, from the coding sequence ATGTCTCAAACCACCGACCGTCTCTGGGGTGCTCGCTTCAAAAGCGGCCCATCCGAAGCCCTGGCGGCCCTGTCCCGTTGCCCCGAGCGCTATTTTCGTCTCACCCCGTACGACCTCGCCGGTTCCAAGGCCCATGCCCGTGAACTGCAACGCGCCGGGCTGTTGAGCGAGCAGGAAACCCTGACCATGCTCGCCGCGCTGGAAGGTATCGGTGCTGACTTCAACGCCGGCAGCATCGCGCCCACCCTCGACGACGAAGACGTCCACACCTTTATCGAACGCTTGCTGACCGAGCGCCTCGGCGCCTTGGGTGGCAAACTGCGCGCTGGCCGCTCGCGCAACGACCAGACCGCCAATGACCTGCGTCTGTTCCTGCGTGACCACGTGCGCACCCTCGCCGTTGAAGTATTGGCCCTGCAACAGGCGCTGGTGGATCAGGCCGAACAACACATCGAAAGCATCTGCCCCGGCTTCACTCACCTGCAACAGGCGCAGCCGATCGTCTTTGCTCACCACCTGCTCGCTCACGCCCAATCGATGCTGCGTGACGTACAACGCCTGGTGGACTGGGACGTTCGCACCTCGCTATCGCCGCTGGGTGCCGCCGCCATGGCGGGTTCCGCCATCGCACGCCTGCCGCAACAGTCGGCCAAGGAAATGGGCTACAGCGGCGTCTGCGAAAACTCCATCGATGCCGTGGCCAGCCGCGATCACGTCGCCGAGTTCCTGTTTATCGCCAGCATGCTGGGCATCAATATTTCCCGCCTCGCAGAAGAATTCTGCCTGTGGTCGTCGCGGCAATTTCGCTGGGTCGCCCTGGATGATGCCTACGCCACCGGCAGCTCGATCATGCCGCAGAAGAAAAACCCGGACATTGCCGAACTGGCCCGGGGCAAGGCTGGCCGTCTGATCGGCAACCTCACCGGCCTGCTCTCGACGTTGAAATCCCTGCCGCTGTCGTACAACCGCGACTTGAGCGAAGACAAGAACGGCGTGCTCGACAGCGTCGACACCTTGCTGTTGGTGCTGCCGGCGATGGCCGGAATGGTCGCGACCATGAAGGTCAACGTCGAAGAATTGCGGCGTCAGGCACCGCTCGGTTTCACCCTGGCCACCGAAGTGGCCGACTGGCTGGCGATGCGTGGCGTGCCGTTCAAGGAGGCCCATGAAATCACCGGCGCGCTGGTTCAGGCCTGTGAGAAGCACGACATCGAATTGTGGGAAGCGTCCCCTGCGCTGCTGGCCGAGATCGATCCGCGACTCACCCCGGAAGTGCGCGACAGCCTGACCCTCGAAGCTGCCATCGCCGCTCGCAGTGGCTGGGGCGGTACCGCACCGCAGCAGGTGCGCGAGCAGATCGGTCGGTTGAAGACCGCCCTCGCGGCGCAGCAGCAATGGACCGAGAACTATCAGGGCTTCCGTCTCTAA
- a CDS encoding amino acid ABC transporter permease, with protein sequence MSQTQAERLKAERKLAENQFDITQYDHVPRRYYGRIFFATVIVIAIFGLVRAFAEGKIEWSYIGQFLTSQAIMWGLLNTIVMAVLAMGLGIVFGVITAIMRMSANPILRYVAVTYTWLFRGTPLILQLLLWFNLALIFPTIGIPGLFEMDTVSLMTPFVAALLGLSINQGAYTAEVVRAGLLSVDTGQYEAAKSIGMPRLQALRRIILPQAMRVIIPPVGNEFIGMVKMTSLASVIQYSELLYNAQNIYYANARVMELLIVAGIWYLATVTVLSFGQSRLERRFARGAGKRS encoded by the coding sequence ATGAGCCAGACTCAGGCAGAACGACTCAAGGCGGAGCGCAAACTGGCGGAAAACCAGTTCGATATCACCCAGTACGATCACGTGCCACGGCGTTATTACGGGCGAATCTTTTTCGCCACCGTGATCGTCATCGCGATCTTCGGCCTGGTGCGGGCCTTTGCCGAAGGCAAGATCGAATGGTCGTATATCGGCCAGTTCCTCACCTCCCAGGCCATCATGTGGGGCTTGCTCAATACCATCGTCATGGCGGTGCTGGCGATGGGGCTGGGCATTGTGTTCGGGGTGATCACGGCGATCATGCGCATGTCGGCCAACCCGATCCTGCGCTACGTGGCGGTGACCTACACCTGGCTGTTCCGCGGCACGCCGCTGATCCTGCAACTGCTGTTGTGGTTCAACCTGGCGCTGATTTTCCCCACCATCGGCATCCCCGGCCTGTTCGAAATGGACACCGTGAGCCTGATGACGCCCTTCGTGGCCGCCCTCCTCGGTTTGAGCATCAACCAGGGCGCCTACACCGCGGAAGTGGTACGCGCCGGCCTGCTGTCGGTGGACACCGGACAGTACGAGGCCGCCAAGTCGATCGGCATGCCGCGCCTGCAGGCGCTGCGCCGGATCATCCTGCCCCAGGCCATGCGGGTGATCATCCCGCCGGTCGGCAACGAATTCATCGGCATGGTGAAAATGACCTCCCTGGCGAGCGTCATCCAGTACTCGGAATTGCTCTACAACGCCCAGAACATTTACTACGCCAACGCCCGGGTCATGGAGCTGCTGATCGTCGCCGGTATCTGGTACCTGGCCACCGTCACTGTCCTGTCCTTCGGTCAAAGCCGTCTGGAGCGTCGTTTCGCTCGCGGCGCCGGCAAGCGTTCTTGA
- a CDS encoding amino acid ABC transporter ATP-binding protein, with product MRSIVKAVSLNKYYDQFHALKDVNIEVEQGEVLCIIGPSGSGKSTLLRCINQLEKIDKGGLWVDGELVGYRIAGNKLHELNEAQIARQRLSTGMVFQRFNLFPHMTVLQNIIEGPCQVLKRSPKEAHEEAVELLARVGLADKRNSYPIELSGGQQQRVAIARALAMRPKLMLFDEPTSALDPELVGEVLSVMRDLAQTGMTMIVVTHELGFAREVSNRMVFMDGGQIVEAGSPEEILISPQNPRTQSFISAVRT from the coding sequence ATGAGAAGCATCGTCAAGGCTGTGAGCCTGAACAAGTATTACGACCAGTTCCACGCGCTCAAGGACGTCAACATCGAAGTCGAGCAAGGCGAAGTGCTGTGCATCATCGGCCCGTCCGGCTCCGGTAAAAGCACCTTGCTGCGTTGCATCAATCAGCTGGAGAAAATCGACAAGGGCGGCCTGTGGGTCGACGGCGAACTGGTGGGTTACCGCATCGCCGGCAACAAACTGCACGAACTCAACGAAGCGCAGATCGCCCGTCAACGCCTGTCCACCGGCATGGTGTTCCAGCGTTTCAACCTGTTCCCGCACATGACTGTGCTGCAAAACATCATCGAAGGGCCGTGCCAGGTGCTCAAGCGTTCGCCCAAAGAGGCGCACGAAGAAGCCGTGGAACTGCTCGCCCGCGTCGGCCTGGCCGACAAGCGCAACAGCTACCCGATCGAGCTTTCGGGTGGTCAGCAACAGCGCGTCGCCATTGCCCGTGCATTGGCCATGCGACCCAAGCTGATGCTGTTCGATGAACCCACTTCGGCACTCGACCCGGAGCTGGTCGGTGAGGTGCTGTCGGTGATGCGCGATCTGGCGCAAACCGGCATGACCATGATCGTCGTCACCCATGAACTGGGCTTCGCCCGTGAGGTTTCCAACCGCATGGTGTTCATGGACGGCGGGCAGATCGTGGAGGCTGGAAGCCCCGAAGAAATACTAATAAGTCCGCAAAACCCACGCACCCAAAGCTTCATTTCTGCCGTTCGAACCTAA
- a CDS encoding ABC transporter substrate-binding protein, whose amino-acid sequence MKNFVIPAVLAGLMASSVSFAAELPASIKEKGEIVVAIMPNYPPMDFKDPATNTLTGLDYDLGNALAERLGVKIKWQETGFEQMINALTTDRVDMVLSGMTDTVERQASVTFVDYFTSGPQFYTLQKNKDFNEITDLCGKKVGTSRRTTFPAEIAEYSKAHCEAAGKPAIVVVGTEGSADARAQLRQSRIDAAMQGSETLSYLKTQEKDMYKTVGQPISVQFSGMGLSKKKPELSEAVKVALQSMIDDGSYATILKKWDLELGAIKTATINAGK is encoded by the coding sequence ATGAAGAACTTCGTTATCCCAGCAGTACTCGCAGGCCTGATGGCATCCAGCGTCAGCTTCGCCGCCGAATTGCCGGCCAGCATCAAGGAAAAAGGCGAGATCGTCGTCGCGATCATGCCGAACTACCCGCCGATGGATTTCAAGGACCCGGCCACCAACACCCTCACCGGCCTCGACTATGACCTGGGCAACGCCCTGGCCGAGCGTCTGGGCGTGAAGATCAAATGGCAGGAAACCGGTTTCGAGCAAATGATCAACGCGCTCACCACCGACCGCGTCGATATGGTGCTGTCAGGCATGACCGACACCGTCGAGCGTCAGGCCAGCGTGACCTTCGTTGACTACTTCACCAGCGGTCCGCAGTTCTACACGTTGCAGAAAAACAAAGACTTCAACGAAATCACCGACCTGTGCGGCAAGAAAGTCGGCACCAGCCGCCGTACCACGTTCCCGGCGGAAATTGCTGAATACAGCAAGGCCCACTGCGAAGCCGCGGGCAAACCGGCCATCGTGGTGGTCGGTACCGAAGGTTCGGCGGATGCCCGCGCGCAACTGCGTCAGAGCCGTATCGATGCGGCGATGCAAGGCAGCGAAACCTTGTCGTACCTGAAAACTCAAGAAAAGGACATGTACAAAACCGTCGGCCAGCCGATTTCCGTGCAGTTCTCCGGCATGGGCCTGAGCAAGAAAAAGCCTGAGCTGAGCGAAGCGGTGAAAGTCGCGTTGCAGAGCATGATCGATGACGGCAGCTACGCCACCATCCTGAAAAAATGGGACCTGGAATTGGGCGCGATCAAGACGGCGACCATCAACGCGGGCAAGTAA
- a CDS encoding polysaccharide deacetylase family protein, protein MSSSPQPTWPGQHTACLALAFDLDGPTGDAMLNGTIWHKPEYFGFGGYGPYRALPRILDLLDEFRIPTTFFVPAWVVENWPKQCQAIVERGHEVAYHGYKHESFYALTLEQQKDVMNKSREVFWKYLNIRAEGFRTPSGDWRAETPAMLVEAGVAYSSSMRGDDRPYLVNVPGFETPLVEIPGRWEMDDYASLAYTRAPDFPSGLDRTASYELTLDNWCREYDGAMNEGLCLTTLFHPKITGKPGRILLLEKLFEHMRQRDDVWFATCRDVAQWWLKEHHHG, encoded by the coding sequence ATGTCCTCCTCACCCCAACCCACCTGGCCCGGCCAGCACACAGCTTGCCTCGCCCTGGCCTTCGACCTCGATGGCCCCACCGGCGATGCGATGCTCAACGGCACGATCTGGCACAAGCCCGAGTACTTCGGTTTCGGTGGTTACGGCCCTTACCGCGCACTGCCGCGGATTCTCGATCTGCTCGATGAGTTCCGGATTCCGACCACCTTCTTCGTTCCGGCCTGGGTCGTGGAGAACTGGCCGAAACAGTGCCAGGCCATCGTCGAGCGCGGGCATGAGGTGGCGTACCACGGCTACAAACACGAATCCTTTTACGCCCTGACGCTGGAACAGCAAAAGGACGTGATGAACAAATCCCGCGAGGTGTTCTGGAAATACCTGAACATTCGCGCTGAAGGCTTCCGCACGCCGTCCGGTGACTGGCGGGCCGAGACGCCGGCGATGCTGGTGGAAGCAGGCGTGGCCTATTCCAGTAGCATGCGCGGCGATGACCGGCCCTATCTGGTCAACGTCCCGGGGTTCGAAACGCCGCTGGTGGAAATCCCCGGCCGCTGGGAAATGGACGACTACGCCTCCCTCGCCTACACCCGTGCGCCGGACTTCCCCAGCGGGTTGGACCGCACCGCCAGTTATGAGCTGACCCTGGACAACTGGTGCCGAGAATACGACGGTGCCATGAATGAAGGGTTGTGCCTGACCACCCTGTTCCACCCCAAGATCACCGGCAAACCAGGACGCATCCTGTTGCTGGAAAAACTCTTCGAACACATGCGCCAGCGCGACGACGTGTGGTTTGCCACCTGCCGCGATGTCGCCCAGTGGTGGCTGAAGGAGCATCACCATGGCTGA
- a CDS encoding polysaccharide deacetylase family protein: protein MADSILWPKGYRCAVVLTVDYNDIHGILTQAPEVAGRDKTLSVWRYGTQRGVDRLLGLFEELGVCSSWFVPGIVAEENPEHIRAIQAGGHEVACAGYRHQNYDTLDLKQQTAEIARGCEALQALTGQRPTGFRVPAGNGAPGFIEALRDQGIRWSSSWRGDDLPFAHPTAPGVIELPLHYELEDEPYFAFNLSPAVPPAQSRIASYSHTLGNLQMDFAGFHRFGLCYVLRLHPEIIATPGRIGVLRELLQGIQQHDDVWIASGADVAQWWAESAPPVAEDHPASVYERHYRDYLL from the coding sequence ATGGCTGATTCCATTCTCTGGCCCAAAGGCTACCGCTGCGCCGTGGTGCTGACCGTCGATTACAACGACATCCACGGCATTCTCACCCAGGCGCCCGAAGTCGCCGGGCGCGACAAAACGCTGTCAGTCTGGCGTTACGGCACACAACGGGGCGTCGACCGCTTGCTGGGTCTGTTCGAAGAACTGGGTGTTTGCAGCAGCTGGTTTGTCCCCGGCATCGTTGCCGAGGAGAACCCGGAACACATCCGGGCGATTCAGGCGGGTGGGCATGAGGTTGCCTGCGCCGGGTATCGTCACCAGAACTACGACACCCTTGATCTGAAGCAGCAGACCGCCGAGATTGCCCGCGGCTGCGAAGCGTTGCAAGCGCTGACCGGTCAACGCCCGACCGGGTTTCGCGTTCCGGCCGGCAACGGTGCGCCGGGGTTCATCGAGGCATTACGGGATCAAGGCATTCGCTGGTCTTCCTCGTGGCGTGGCGATGATTTGCCGTTCGCTCACCCCACGGCGCCCGGCGTGATCGAGCTGCCATTGCATTACGAACTGGAAGACGAACCCTACTTCGCCTTCAACCTGAGCCCGGCGGTGCCGCCGGCTCAATCGCGGATCGCTTCCTACAGCCACACCCTGGGCAACCTGCAAATGGACTTCGCCGGGTTTCACCGCTTCGGGCTCTGTTATGTGCTGCGCCTGCACCCCGAAATCATTGCCACGCCGGGACGGATTGGCGTTTTGCGCGAATTGCTGCAGGGCATTCAGCAGCACGACGACGTTTGGATCGCCAGCGGTGCCGACGTAGCTCAATGGTGGGCCGAATCCGCGCCGCCCGTGGCCGAGGATCACCCGGCGTCGGTGTACGAGCGGCATTATCGGGATTACCTGCTATGA